In the genome of Natronorubrum daqingense, the window GTCACCAGTCGCGATACAGACCGGCGCACGAATCTCGAGTGTGGTCTCGAACTCCGCCTCGCGGTCGCTCCGACGGCCAATTCGTCCGAATTGCTCCTCGTGTGCGCGTCGTACCGCCGAGAGCTCTCGATCGCCGAACTCGAGTTCTGCACCGATGTCCGTCCAGTGGTCTGAGTCGACCAAAAACACCTCGCGTTCATCGCTCGCGTAACAGCGTTCGTACGACCGACGGTATCGCTCGAGTGCCGGTCCCAGCGTGGCTTGAACCTGATCGACGAGCGTCGGCAGTCGCTCCGGGGGGATGCTCGCCTTGGCAGCCGCGAGCAAGAGTACCTGCCCCTCGATCGGTTCTCCAGGCATTCACCCACCCGCTCGCATCGCTTTCTGCGCAAATCGGTCGACGAGCGACTCGAGGTCGTCAGCGTCTCCCTCGCTCGTCGCTTCGAAGACAACTGTCACTTCGGTCAGCGTCAGCGAGGGCCCGATACCGACCGTCTCCGAGGAAACCGTGGCCGTCCACTCCGGTCCCTCGACGGTATCGTCGGCGACTTGTTCGCCACCGAGATTTCCCAGATACCGGATCGCGAGTCGCTCGGAGATGCCCCGAAACGATCGCTCGACGCGCGTTGTCATACACCTGCGTTCGGCGGCTATCCCGATAAATCCGCCCGCTGCCTCGCGATGTCTCCGTTTCACGCTGTCCCACCACCGTCGTCGATCAGAGGACGGCTCTGAACGCGACGACGCCGAGGACGCCCGCACACAGCGCCAGCAGGATACTCTCGGTTTTCCACATCACCACCAGGACGACCCCCGCCGCGCCCCACTCTGCTGGCCCGCCGGCCGCGAGTTCCGGCCCGAGCACGGCGATCACGACCGCACCGGGCAAGACGGTGAGTCCGGCCTCGAGGCGCTCGCTCACCTCGATTTTGCGGATGAACCAGATGCCCCCGAC includes:
- a CDS encoding AzlD family protein, which encodes MSTAGATPLESVVPSALSLDPLVVGVILAMTIVTVIAKVGGIWFIRKIEVSERLEAGLTVLPGAVVIAVLGPELAAGGPAEWGAAGVVLVVMWKTESILLALCAGVLGVVAFRAVL